The stretch of DNA CGGAGGCCAAACGGTCGTCCCAGCACACACATATTGGTGTGCACGCCCACCAAGATTACATGGTCGATTTCGTGTTTTTTTAGGATAGCCCAGACGACGTCGCCTTTGTCGGAAATGTAGTCCCGATCGGCATCAATGCTGAGGCCATCGTGTTGCTTGGTCCAAGGCTTTTTAGGATCCAGGCCTTTGGACTTTAGTTTTTGAGCCCACGCTTCGTGCTCTTCAACAGTGTCGTCTTCGCCACCGTCGGTTTGGTCGACGGGATACTTTACTTTCGATTCGGAATCAATCTTATAGCACCACGATTGGATGTCAGCAGGCGAATCAACCGTAGGAATGTTGGATGTGCGAAGGAACGCCGGATGATCGGTGTAATACCCAACACAATCACTGGGAGCGTGAATGATCGTCGCACCTCGGTCTCGAAGATTCGTCAGCAACGATTCCATTCGAGGAAGCATCTGTTCGACTCTCTGAACGGCTCGATAGCAATGATGCAGATCCCACATGTCGCACACGATCACGGCGGTGTGTCTGGCGTCCCATGTTTCGGGAGTTTCCAGAACTTGAGACTCGGTGTCATCGGTCGAAACGGATCGCGATCGTTCAATCACTTCGATCTTGGAACTTGGCGCTTCACCACTTGCGTTTACAGATGTGGCGCAGAACAACCAAGCCATGGTCAAGATGAACGATATCTGCGATTTAAATTGGATTGGGATCATCACTACTATGCCTTTCGGATGAAGTCGGCCGCGTAACTGCGGACTTCGCTTCCATTGAGGACGTGGACTAGTCGGAGTTGTTGAACTTGTTCGTCGCTGAACGAACTCAACGGAACATGAATCAGATGCTTCTTGTGCCGTCGCGCCAGTTTGCGAAATCCGTTGCCCGGCGGAAGCGATGATAGGATGGCGATTTGGCGACTTTTGCTGTGCAGGCATGCTGCAGCGATCAATCGCTCTTCGAGAGTTTCGGTATAGTCGAGTCGAGAATCGGACCAGATGTCACGAATCGCCACCGGCGGAAACAAGAACATCGCGCCTCCGTAGACGCTCATGCCGATTCCCGGGCCGACCATTTGTTCCTGAAAATTCGTCGCAAAGAATGCCAACGTGGATTCGCTTTTGTGTTCAGCAAACCAAGTCGTACGCCACGGATAGTCACGCGGGTCAGCAGGGCTGTCGAAAAGCATAACGCAAGCATCGAGCGTGCCGCGACTTGGCGGAATCACCTTGACGTAAATTTGCTTCTCATGCCAATGCCTGAGCGTGTCGCGAATATCGATCCCGTCTTTCACGCTCGTGGTGAACTTCTCGGTTTGCGCCAAGTCATTGCCCATGACAGCTTTGGCCCGATCAAAAACTCGCGTACGAAAGTCTTCAATGCGATCGTCTTCGGGGGGATAGCTGCATTGGCTGTAAGGATTCCATCGGTGTTTCCAGGCATCCTTTTCAACTTCGTTGGGGCGGCGTTGCAGTTCTAATGTGCACCACGAAATCGGCGGACCTGGTAAGCGACTTACTAAGGATACGGTTTCCCCATCGGGTAATCGGGCTTGGTCAATTCCCAGCGTGGCCTTGGGTAAATTAAGATCGGCCGTAGCGACCTGACCATAGGCGTACTCGTTCGCACGCTCGGCCACATGCAGAGCAAACTGATCGCCAAAGATTTGTTTGGCCGCGGTGACAATCGTGATCAAGTCCGGTGTCATCCGGCGATGAATCAACGATAGGTTGCGGATGTATTGCAAGCACTTGGACAACAAAAGAGGAGTGATTCGTCGAGCGCGATTGCCGAGTTCGGCCTGGTAGGATGTGCGAGCGGCGATCAGCAGTTCTTTGACTCCGTCGATTTGCAAGTCATCGTCTTCTTCCAGTTCCGCGCGAGCACGTTCGTAGAGGCCAGTGATGAAAGGAAGCTCGCCAAACAGAAACAGCAGCGTTCGCGGATCGACACCGTAGCGTTGTGGTTCTTCCACAAGGTCATGTTCAGGACGTTCGACGATAGCGGCAGCATCAGAGTGTTGCTTGGTTGCTTCCAATGCCCTGATCTGGGTGTACGCTTCGCGAATCCACGGCCAATGCAGCACGCTAGTGACCAGCAGAATCCGTTTGTGTTTTTGTTCCAACTCGCGAAGACGCCATGCCATGTGAATCATGCGATCCCGGGTTTGGGGATCATGAGGGCGCGTGATGTGGGGAAGCACCGCAGCAGCAAATTTTTCGGGGGCAACGCGACGAACCGCAAACGGGTCCGGCATCACGGTCGCATAGGGTTTGAATTGATCCGTTTCTAAATCGATATATTCACGGTGGATATGTTCGCCCATCGCCGCGCGGATCGCCATGATCACGCTTTGGCAAGGGTCAACCGGAACATAGCTGACGACGTCCAGTTCATCATCTTCTTCACCATCATCAGCGTCAGGATCCCAGGACGTAGGGCTCCATTGGCCAGCCGATTCGAATTTTGCACTCGGGCTTTGAACCACGATGGAGGGGGATGGTAGTTGCAGGACCGCTTCTTCGACAGGAATACGGAACGAGTCTGGCAAGGGAATCGCCACGCAGTCGTACTCTTCCTCGAGCAGCCAGCGGCGCGTGGTCAACGCGAACTGCCCGCTGCCATGAATCACCGGCAAGATTGCGATCGAGTCACCGATTCTTAGCAATTCGGGTACTGGCGACGTTTTTTCAAAAGTCATGGAGATCGCTCTTTTCTAAGAGGCCAAGCATTTCTATATTCGTTGTCCATCGGAGTCGTGATTCTCATTGTCGTGGTCGTCACCAACTACATTTTTGACTTCCTCGGTTGTCGCTTGGCAGCCGAACGGCCGATTACCGATACTCATCTCTGTTCATTGCAGCGACTTGATTCGCCGCCAAAAAACTTATTCTACGCTAAACGCCGACCTCAATTGAGGCCGGCGTTTTGTATTTCCCAAGAACGTTCAACGTCGCCCAGGCTTTGGCGGGTTTAAGCGAGTCGACTTCTAGAAAAGGCAGTGACTAGTGCGATGCGAGGAACGCTAGGGTGCGTTCGATAACGGCGGTATCGCTCATTAGAAAGCTGTGGAGAACAGGGAACGTCTCGATACCCTCAGCCCCGTCAAGTTGGGCTTCATCCAAGCTGACCACAAAGTCGCCCGACCCATCGACCAGTGGATTCTTAATTTTGCTATCCGAGACATCGCCAGCGATAATCAGAAACGGAAACGGGGGCGTCGCGAGCTTGGCTGAAAAGTCTTCCCAGTCCGGTCCCAGTTCTAAGCCGCCGGTACCTGTGATCCATCCATAAAGCTTGGTGGGAGCGAGTCGGCGTGCAATGGCGGCACCTTGGTTAGGCGGGCCGAGCATCACCATGCTACGACAACGGGGCAAGATACCGGTGGAATCACCATCACGCTCTAGATCGCCCAACAAATGTCGAACCACTATGTTACCCATGCTATGGCCGACGAAACTGAATTGAGTGGTCGCGTCTTGTTCCTCGAGAACCTCGCGAAGTGCTGCGGCATGCTCGCCAATCGAACAGCGTGTGCTCGCATACGAAAACCGAATCGTGCGGACGTCAGGATGGTCGTCGCCCGCCAAAATTTCGTTTTCCAGCGACTTCATGCAATTGCGAGTTCGCATCAAACCATGCAGCATCACGATCGCATGCGAGGAAGCGTGAGTGCTAGAGCCAACAAGTTTGGGTCGAATTTCGTCTAATTTGCGTTGGCATGCTTCACGATCACCCCAAGCTTGCCGCACGTTGTCCGCGTCAAGCAAACGCCAATGTCCTGTGAATGCGTGCTGCTGAATCCGATAGCCATCCCGATCGCAATGGTCGGTCCAAAGCTGAGTTCCGCCTGTCGTTTTGATGGGAATGTTGAAGCGTGAATTCATGAGTTCGGCTGATTCATCGGTGGCGAGAGCCTTCGGAGCCACGTCGGTCGGCAAGAAAAGGGCGAGGGCCACTAGCAGAACGTAGAAACGGTTTGACATCAAGAAACACGCGATTGGCTGAAGGAGTATTAGCGGGGGCGTTGAGGATAGGTGGAAATTTTCCCTGCCCTAACGGAACTAGGGCCCGTCGTTTCCGCGCCGGTGCGCGCCGCGAGTGAAGATTTTTGCGAATTGTTTCCGCTCGTCTCGTTTTCGTGAGTCTCGTTTTCCTTAGTCTCGTTTTCCTTAGTCATGGGGAGCGACGATTAGATTCAAAAATTCATCCTCGCCCACGATCTCGATCGCTTTACCAGATTGCTGAAGGTAGCGAGCTGTTTCCTCCTTCAAGCTGATGCTGTTTTTGTTTCCGGACGGCATGGAAGCGGATCGGCCCACGATCAAGTAGTCGATCTGATCGCCCACTTCGGAATGGCATGTTCCGCCAAGCCGAGCGGCGAGTTCCTCGGCCTGTTGTCGGTCGAAGTGTTTCAGCTTTCCCGTGAATACAATCCGCTTGCCATGAAGGGGGCGGATGAATTCGGCTCGGATCATCAAACGTTGCAGGTCGAATATTGGAATCGACTTAGAAGGTTGCGCCGTCACATCGGGTGGCGATGGGGTCGCGCGGCGTCTTGAACGACGACTCGTAGGACCGCGATAGCCCCAGTCACCCGCGCTGCCTCGCGTTAACTTCAATCGCGATTCCAGGTCCTCGAGCGATGTTGCCTCTTGGTCGATTCCCGCTGCCAAAAGAATCTTGGCGCAAGCGATCGAATCTTCCAACGCATCGTGGTGCCGAAACCGAACCCCCAACCAATCCGAAAGCGGCTTGAGGCCGAACTGCTTTCGGTGAGGCCACGTTCGTCGAGCGATTGCCCGCGTGCATGTGAACTGAAATTCGGGAATGGATTTATGGTGAGTTTGCAAGCATGCTTTCAAAACCCCAATGTCAAAGCTCGCATTGTGAGCCACGATGCAGTCGTCGCCGATCTTCGCAGCAATGTCGTCCCATAGATCGCCGAACTCACTTTCATCGCGGACTTGTGCTGGCGATATTCCGTGGATGCGGATATTCGATGGACTGAACGAAAGCGGGCGAGGACGGATCATCCACATCGCTTGATCGACGATCTGCCCTCCTCGAACGATGACTGCCGCAAGCTGGCACGCGCTGTCAGGTCGCCGATTGGCCGTTTCGAAGTCAATCGCGGTGAAATCGGCGGAAAAAGCCATGTCTTAAGCTTCAGAAGGGGGGCATAAGGGCAAGAGCAGCGCCAGCCTCGCTTTCTTGTTGTCCCGGGTCTGGCCGGTGCTTATTCTAGGGCGATTCATTTGATTGGGCAATTTGCCCGTTGTCTACTTCGGGAACGTCTACTTCGGTAACCCCTGAAGTCAGGCATGTGGCACGCAGGCGGTTTTAATTCTTGTGCGTGCTCTTTGCTTTTCCTGCGACGATCTTTCGTCATTCATCCGCATTCATTGTTGTACCTATGCCACGCTCGCTTCTGTCACATTCGCAACGATCAACGTCACTACTTACTTCGATTCGTCCTGCGGTTTTTGCTTCGGTAACATCATCGACGATTGAATTGTCAAAGAGACGCCGCAAGTCGAACGATCAACGCTCAATGCGTCGTCGGAAGATGTTGCGATGGATGGGCGTCGAGAATTTAGAATCGCGTCAAATGTTGGCGGCTGATTTTGGTGACGCTCCGTTACCCTATCCGGTGACGCTTGCCGATGGCGGTCCCCAGCATCAAGCGGTCGGTCCGATGCTCGGTGCTACGCGCACGATGGAAGCAGATGGCACAACCTTGCTCACAGCGAATGGCGATGACGGTGATGATGGTGTGCAGTTCAACGAACTGCGTGTTGGTCAGCAAGACGCGATGATCGTCGTTGATGTTCAAGACGCTCCTGCGGGAGCGTTTGTGGATGCGTGGATCGACTTCAATGGTGATGGAACTTGGGCGGGACATAACGAGCACGTCTTGAAGAACGTGGCTGTTGTTGACGGTGCCAACCAACTTCTGATCGATGTGCCAGCGGACGCCAATTCGGGCGACACGTTTGCCCGCGTGCGTCTAAGCACGGTTGGCAACCATTCCACGACGAGTACCGCTATAGATGGTGAAGTGGAAGACTACGTGGTTAGCGTATTGCCTCCCACGGCGACGAACGCTGGTTTTATTGACCACTCGATTAGCGCCGTAACAGTCGGCGGAGGTCAGTACTACTTTGGTGCAATCACCAGTGGAGACTTTGATAACGATGGAGACGTGGACGTTGTTGTCTCACTCGACAATGGCAGCGCCCAAGATGTGAATCTGGCGTGGTTCGAGAACCAGAACGGGGGCGAATCCTTCGTTCAACGCGACATCGACGCGAACTTGCCACTGCTGCAAGAGGTCATCGCGGTTGATGTCGATAGCGACGGAGACTTGGACTTGGTGGCGGCTATCGAAGGTGACGATGAAGTTGCGTGGTACGAAAACGACGGGACCGGTGGATTTACTCGTCAAACGGTTGCTGCTGGGATTAGTGCGCCGATCGGCGTGGCGGCTGGCGATATCGACAACGACGGTGACGTGGATCTATTCTCGGTCAATCATTACAGCGGCAA from Rubripirellula amarantea encodes:
- a CDS encoding isochorismatase family protein; the encoded protein is MIPIQFKSQISFILTMAWLFCATSVNASGEAPSSKIEVIERSRSVSTDDTESQVLETPETWDARHTAVIVCDMWDLHHCYRAVQRVEQMLPRMESLLTNLRDRGATIIHAPSDCVGYYTDHPAFLRTSNIPTVDSPADIQSWCYKIDSESKVKYPVDQTDGGEDDTVEEHEAWAQKLKSKGLDPKKPWTKQHDGLSIDADRDYISDKGDVVWAILKKHEIDHVILVGVHTNMCVLGRPFGLRQLKKNGVDVVLMRDLTDAMYNPRSWPFVSHAEGTRRVIEYIEQTVCPTISSEQILGGAPFAFSPESHPSDLSHPSDLSRSNDPSHSSDAGITAGSNSP
- a CDS encoding esterase/lipase family protein, whose product is MSNRFYVLLVALALFLPTDVAPKALATDESAELMNSRFNIPIKTTGGTQLWTDHCDRDGYRIQQHAFTGHWRLLDADNVRQAWGDREACQRKLDEIRPKLVGSSTHASSHAIVMLHGLMRTRNCMKSLENEILAGDDHPDVRTIRFSYASTRCSIGEHAAALREVLEEQDATTQFSFVGHSMGNIVVRHLLGDLERDGDSTGILPRCRSMVMLGPPNQGAAIARRLAPTKLYGWITGTGGLELGPDWEDFSAKLATPPFPFLIIAGDVSDSKIKNPLVDGSGDFVVSLDEAQLDGAEGIETFPVLHSFLMSDTAVIERTLAFLASH
- a CDS encoding exonuclease domain-containing protein, yielding MAFSADFTAIDFETANRRPDSACQLAAVIVRGGQIVDQAMWMIRPRPLSFSPSNIRIHGISPAQVRDESEFGDLWDDIAAKIGDDCIVAHNASFDIGVLKACLQTHHKSIPEFQFTCTRAIARRTWPHRKQFGLKPLSDWLGVRFRHHDALEDSIACAKILLAAGIDQEATSLEDLESRLKLTRGSAGDWGYRGPTSRRSRRRATPSPPDVTAQPSKSIPIFDLQRLMIRAEFIRPLHGKRIVFTGKLKHFDRQQAEELAARLGGTCHSEVGDQIDYLIVGRSASMPSGNKNSISLKEETARYLQQSGKAIEIVGEDEFLNLIVAPHD